The Neisseria macacae ATCC 33926 genome contains the following window.
GCGGACCTTTGCGGGTACGAGCGTTTGTGCGAGTGCGTTGACCACGACAAGGCAAACCTCGACGATGACGGAAACCACGGTAACAACCCATGTCCATCAATCGTTTGATGCTCATCGTTACCTCACGGCGCAAATCGCCTTCCACTTCATACTTGGCAACTTGTTCACGCAAAGCGTCTAATTGAGCCTCGTCCAAATCTTTTGCTTTTGTAGTGGGAGCAATATTTGCTGCCTCGCAAATTAATTTAGCACGAGTAGCACCGATACCAT
Protein-coding sequences here:
- the rpsM gene encoding 30S ribosomal protein S13; translation: MARIAGVNIPNNAHIVIGLQAIYGIGATRAKLICEAANIAPTTKAKDLDEAQLDALREQVAKYEVEGDLRREVTMSIKRLMDMGCYRGFRHRRGLPCRGQRTRTNARTRKGPRKAIAGKK